Proteins from a genomic interval of Candidatus Poribacteria bacterium:
- a CDS encoding glycoside hydrolase family 88 protein — protein MSRSLESALHNLVRQRLDDADISYCGITKNGYQIPVLLHKDAYDFSRDCTRILIIGGVNGTDGDVQLTLDVIETITNRVNDFNTLSISYIPCLDYDAYISSPQAPQTEGKLTHGFPPDGNYFFDPEIPESRYIWRWVSYQVPDLVIELSFGESIQIEPNEASSAFMADMNTASPISDDSLIGALGRKHESNLGSIPGVRITGTSEQVASKTVELLHKVIDSRGTDQSSSSLAAAAIRSRRDRTAQEVSEVLASQFGYKLDSPINYIQGVGVSGRIRLAEHKNQDVPDDIFQLVDPYVDDPSTSFGDAPGSASLAGAVWADDLFRVTKDPRYKNYLLDLTNRFDSSGSNPPAPADPRWRTEDMFMLGSTMGRCYALTQDRQYLDLLTNFLVEMGTQQISGLYWHDRETPFYWGRGNGFAVLGLAETLTYLPQSHPLYTDILLMYQKLLNGLRKYQNPSGCYHQVITLPGSYQELTSTCMIGYGVARGIKLGLLDQSYLPTLASLWNGRCS, from the coding sequence ATGAGTAGATCATTGGAATCTGCGCTACACAACTTGGTAAGGCAACGGTTGGATGATGCAGACATCAGTTATTGCGGGATAACTAAAAATGGATATCAAATCCCTGTCCTCCTTCATAAGGACGCCTACGATTTCTCTAGGGACTGCACCCGAATATTGATTATCGGAGGGGTCAATGGGACCGATGGTGACGTTCAACTAACCCTTGATGTAATTGAAACAATTACAAACCGTGTCAACGATTTCAACACCTTATCAATCAGTTATATTCCCTGCCTGGACTATGACGCATATATAAGTAGCCCACAAGCACCTCAAACTGAAGGGAAATTGACGCATGGATTCCCGCCCGATGGAAACTACTTCTTTGATCCAGAAATACCGGAGAGCAGATACATCTGGCGGTGGGTGTCCTACCAAGTCCCCGATCTAGTGATTGAGTTATCCTTTGGAGAATCAATCCAGATTGAACCCAACGAGGCTTCCTCCGCTTTTATGGCTGATATGAATACAGCGAGTCCTATCTCCGACGATAGCCTAATTGGAGCGCTGGGACGGAAGCATGAATCCAATCTGGGATCGATACCGGGAGTCAGGATCACGGGAACAAGCGAGCAGGTTGCATCAAAAACAGTTGAGTTATTGCACAAAGTGATAGATTCTAGGGGCACAGATCAATCTTCATCAAGTCTTGCTGCAGCTGCAATCCGCAGCCGGAGGGACCGAACTGCACAAGAGGTGAGTGAGGTACTAGCCTCGCAGTTTGGGTATAAGCTAGATTCCCCGATTAATTACATTCAAGGTGTCGGTGTGAGCGGTAGAATTCGATTGGCGGAACATAAGAATCAAGATGTGCCTGATGATATTTTCCAGCTTGTCGATCCTTATGTTGATGACCCTTCCACCAGTTTTGGCGATGCCCCCGGTTCTGCCTCGCTTGCCGGGGCGGTATGGGCAGATGATCTGTTCCGAGTGACCAAAGACCCAAGATACAAAAATTATCTCTTAGATCTGACAAATAGGTTTGATTCAAGTGGCTCAAATCCCCCTGCTCCGGCGGATCCGAGGTGGAGAACAGAGGATATGTTCATGCTTGGGTCAACAATGGGGAGGTGTTATGCGTTGACCCAAGATAGGCAATATCTAGACCTCCTGACCAATTTCCTCGTCGAAATGGGTACACAACAGATCTCAGGATTATATTGGCACGATAGAGAAACCCCTTTTTATTGGGGCAGGGGAAACGGATTCGCCGTTCTGGGGCTTGCAGAGACATTGACCTATCTGCCACAATCTCATCCCCTATACACCGATATACTTTTGATGTATCAGAAATTGTTGAACGGATTGCGAAAATACCAGAACCCGTCGGGTTGCTACCACCAGGTTATCACCCTACCGGGTAGTTATCAAGAACTCACAAGCACCTGCATGATCGGCTATGGGGTTGCCAGAGGGATTAAATTGGGACTGTTAGATCAATCCTATCTCCCAACGCTAGCGTCTCTATGGAATGGGCGATGTAGTTGA
- a CDS encoding phytanoyl-CoA dioxygenase family protein has translation MNDLELQQYLFDVQGYLVIENVLNSEELATLNQLIDEQELPTPGKVQRFGSAPDGSGFLAWGKPFCDLLTHEAVMPIIRFRLGDCFRLDRIYGMYMREGMPRGRLHADYGATSPTSGAQPGEYFPFRDNQVTNGFVVVTWVLSDAGPDYGGFCCIPGSHKSNFKLPPQIDQAPEDAPCVIIPNASAGSAILFTEALTHGTAAWRGKHERRSLLYKYSVSHMVWLARRVQPPANVELTPRQEILFGEPGDPHRHFPSLFEGFESEQAV, from the coding sequence ATGAACGATCTTGAACTGCAGCAGTATCTGTTCGATGTACAAGGCTACTTGGTAATTGAAAACGTCTTGAACTCAGAAGAACTTGCAACACTCAACCAGTTGATTGACGAGCAAGAACTACCCACACCGGGAAAGGTTCAACGATTTGGCAGTGCGCCAGACGGATCGGGATTTCTCGCCTGGGGAAAACCGTTCTGTGATCTATTGACCCATGAAGCGGTTATGCCGATTATTCGATTCCGGTTGGGCGATTGTTTCCGCCTCGATCGGATTTATGGGATGTACATGCGCGAGGGGATGCCAAGAGGACGACTGCACGCCGACTACGGTGCCACCTCCCCAACCTCCGGCGCTCAACCGGGAGAATACTTTCCTTTCCGTGATAATCAAGTCACTAACGGGTTTGTCGTAGTGACATGGGTGCTGTCTGATGCAGGTCCCGACTATGGTGGGTTTTGCTGTATCCCCGGCAGCCACAAAAGCAACTTTAAGCTACCACCACAGATAGATCAGGCTCCCGAAGATGCACCGTGCGTGATTATCCCCAATGCGTCAGCCGGTTCGGCGATCCTATTTACTGAGGCTCTAACGCACGGAACAGCAGCATGGCGCGGCAAGCATGAGAGGCGGTCTCTGCTGTATAAATATTCTGTGTCCCACATGGTGTGGCTCGCTCGACGCGTACAACCACCGGCGAATGTGGAACTGACACCGCGTCAGGAGATTCTCTTCGGTGAACCCGGAGATCCGCATCGCCACTTCCCATCGCTGTTTGAAGGATTTGAAAGCGAGCAAGCTGTATGA
- a CDS encoding metallophosphoesterase, with protein KQELNRSPQDRCLIAVGHYPIFLSPDFYGRFSDPSLHYDERTGQEGVLLPILLEAGVDLYLCGHLHTYERTRSYGVAYPDLMPYQPSQYCQALDEQQCYVRYILTEDTIHAEALSLHGTVVDTWSQVLNRDQQSVV; from the coding sequence AAGCAGGAACTGAATCGTTCACCGCAAGACAGATGTCTCATTGCGGTCGGTCATTATCCGATCTTTCTGTCTCCTGATTTTTACGGAAGGTTTTCGGACCCGTCTTTACATTACGATGAACGGACCGGGCAAGAAGGGGTTCTGCTTCCAATCCTGCTCGAAGCCGGGGTCGATCTCTATCTTTGCGGTCATCTGCATACCTATGAGCGGACACGGTCCTACGGGGTTGCTTACCCGGATCTGATGCCGTATCAACCGAGTCAGTACTGTCAAGCCCTAGACGAACAACAGTGTTACGTCCGCTATATCCTCACTGAGGACACCATCCATGCCGAAGCACTATCCCTACACGGGACGGTCGTGGATACCTGGTCGCAGGTGCTTAATCGGGATCAGCAGTCAGTAGTGTGA
- a CDS encoding metallophosphoesterase, giving the protein MRSTDDQASHRTVRWIHVTDLQLGFGKSAGNDNDTNARRLIEQVVSEEVDFVINSGDLIHG; this is encoded by the coding sequence GTGAGGTCAACCGACGACCAAGCCTCACACCGGACGGTTCGCTGGATCCACGTTACAGATCTGCAATTGGGCTTTGGCAAGTCTGCTGGCAATGACAATGATACTAACGCCCGGAGGCTCATTGAGCAGGTCGTGTCTGAAGAGGTGGATTTCGTTATCAATTCAGGCGATCTCATCCACGG
- a CDS encoding TIM barrel protein → MIELHTSAFESTDIDYLRTVKKDLMQKGLPLGYIGISNDFGRPIEEHPEQIALIKKWIDVADFMSCPLVRVFAAYLREEHKDEEAVWPPMIAGFKEVAEYGYEKGILVGLQNHNHNNVTRTGDDLLRALRETDHPYFTHIVDTGQYAGSPGASG, encoded by the coding sequence ATGATTGAGTTGCATACGAGCGCGTTTGAATCTACCGACATTGATTATCTACGAACGGTCAAAAAGGACCTGATGCAGAAGGGGCTACCACTCGGATATATCGGAATCAGCAACGATTTTGGACGTCCGATTGAGGAACATCCGGAGCAGATTGCGTTAATCAAGAAGTGGATTGATGTCGCAGATTTTATGAGTTGTCCATTGGTTCGCGTCTTCGCCGCATACCTACGGGAAGAGCACAAAGATGAGGAGGCAGTCTGGCCACCGATGATTGCCGGGTTCAAGGAAGTTGCGGAGTACGGCTACGAAAAGGGAATCCTCGTCGGCTTACAGAATCACAATCACAACAATGTCACCCGCACCGGCGATGATCTGCTTCGCGCCCTCCGTGAAACGGATCACCCCTACTTCACACACATCGTCGATACCGGACAGTATGCCGGTTCGCCCGGCGCAAGTGG
- a CDS encoding cupin domain-containing protein, with protein sequence MRIAHVHRDELSVSESVHGGAGHLLIKGLWGEGDFQTPWWFVHYAILPPGGGIGHHRHDECEEMFTILDNAAQFTHNGRTAEVVGGATVPCRKGESHAIYNHTDKETRFMNFCVANPGGGYDCTDFGEDRVGAPLEAVDRLPVGRLDHDLLTFIPNVHGGKGKVGIRQVWGHQDFRTNWGFVVHCVVPPGASVGYHRHDVIEETYIIMAGSGRMTMDDETEEVHVGDAIPNKLGGSHGIYNHRQEDLEMLVMAVCMEPGQFDGYDLGDDLTSR encoded by the coding sequence ATGCGTATTGCTCATGTGCATCGGGATGAATTGAGTGTGTCAGAAAGTGTCCATGGCGGGGCAGGTCATCTTTTAATTAAGGGGCTCTGGGGCGAGGGAGATTTTCAGACGCCGTGGTGGTTTGTCCATTACGCGATTTTGCCGCCCGGTGGCGGGATTGGTCATCACCGCCACGATGAGTGCGAAGAGATGTTCACAATTTTGGACAACGCCGCACAGTTCACTCACAACGGCAGAACGGCAGAGGTAGTTGGGGGTGCGACTGTCCCTTGCCGAAAGGGGGAATCACACGCAATCTACAACCATACGGATAAAGAGACACGGTTTATGAATTTCTGTGTCGCGAATCCGGGGGGTGGATATGATTGCACAGATTTTGGGGAGGACCGTGTCGGTGCGCCGTTAGAGGCGGTTGATAGGCTTCCCGTTGGGCGGCTTGACCACGATCTACTGACTTTTATCCCAAATGTCCATGGGGGCAAAGGGAAAGTAGGGATAAGGCAGGTTTGGGGGCATCAGGATTTCCGAACCAATTGGGGATTCGTTGTTCACTGCGTGGTTCCACCCGGTGCATCGGTCGGCTATCATCGCCACGACGTGATAGAGGAGACCTACATCATCATGGCGGGCAGCGGTCGAATGACGATGGACGACGAAACAGAAGAGGTGCATGTAGGCGACGCTATCCCGAACAAGTTGGGGGGATCGCACGGTATCTACAACCACAGGCAAGAGGATTTGGAAATGCTCGTGATGGCTGTCTGTATGGAGCCGGGACAGTTCGACGGCTATGACTTAGGAGACGACTTGACTTCACGATAG
- a CDS encoding SDR family oxidoreductase, whose product IEAVIAQVEAAGSAGLAVTADLSVEGDIQRIAAETTGKFGGVDILVNNAAIIHPPIDLVDLDADLWRQVMDVNLTAAALLTKFALPSMIENRYGKIINISSIGGRKGGKGRTAYRVTKAALISLTESVAAEVKQHGIDVNCICPGGVDTEGFREAFGSGGREENPKLMLPEEIAALAVFLASDTSSAVTGTAVDAFGTTNPLFG is encoded by the coding sequence ATTGAAGCGGTCATCGCTCAGGTCGAGGCGGCGGGTTCTGCAGGATTGGCGGTGACGGCAGATCTGAGCGTTGAGGGAGACATCCAGCGCATCGCGGCTGAAACGACCGGGAAATTTGGAGGGGTTGATATCTTAGTCAACAACGCTGCCATTATCCACCCTCCCATAGATCTGGTGGACTTGGACGCCGATCTGTGGCGACAGGTCATGGATGTGAACCTAACCGCCGCTGCGCTGCTCACAAAGTTCGCCCTACCGAGCATGATCGAAAACCGATACGGCAAAATCATCAATATCTCAAGCATTGGTGGACGCAAAGGGGGCAAGGGGCGTACTGCCTATCGGGTGACGAAAGCCGCACTAATCAGTCTGACGGAGAGCGTCGCAGCCGAAGTCAAGCAGCACGGCATTGATGTTAACTGCATCTGTCCCGGTGGGGTTGACACGGAGGGGTTCCGCGAGGCATTCGGGAGCGGGGGTAGAGAGGAGAATCCGAAGCTGATGCTGCCCGAAGAGATTGCAGCGCTCGCGGTTTTCCTAGCCTCAGATACGAGTTCTGCGGTTACGGGGACAGCCGTAGACGCATTCGGCACAACTAACCCGCTATTCGGATAA
- a CDS encoding aspartate aminotransferase family protein has translation MSNAETKNALFHRDLSYDYPLIVRGEGIYLYDETGKRYIDGAAGASNVTLGHGRQRIADAMAEQGKTLAYCFATHFTTQPALDLADRVAAIAPGNLNHAYFVSGGSEGIETAIKIARQYHVQRGNGQKHQVISRWRGYHGATLGALGVTGTPGMRDLFAPLLPNFPHIAPCYPYRCAFAGCEGKCNLTCAQELEQMILQTGPENVAAFVAEPLVLGGVAAAIPPRDYYPLVREICDKYDVLFIADEIITGFGRSGRYFAIEHWDVLPDMIVFGKAASSGYAPLSGVIIRDSIRDTFAAGGTPFAHVFTYVNNPIAMRVGLEVLDIIEEEGILEHTTEMGAYLLEKASALDAHPSVGEIRGLGLILGVELVRDKDTKEPFPASLGFHRRLNKILLDKGLSTGSGGGTADWVNGDDLRFYPPLIITRSQIDDVIAMIDEGLTQLEAEI, from the coding sequence ATGTCAAACGCCGAGACAAAAAACGCGCTGTTCCACCGCGATTTGAGTTACGATTACCCCCTAATAGTGCGCGGAGAAGGGATTTACCTCTACGATGAAACAGGCAAACGCTACATCGACGGTGCCGCCGGTGCGAGCAACGTCACTTTGGGACACGGCCGTCAGCGTATCGCGGATGCAATGGCAGAACAGGGCAAAACACTTGCTTATTGCTTCGCCACCCACTTTACGACCCAACCGGCACTCGATTTAGCCGATCGGGTTGCTGCGATTGCCCCCGGCAACCTGAACCACGCCTATTTCGTTTCGGGCGGTTCGGAGGGGATTGAAACCGCAATTAAAATCGCCCGGCAGTACCACGTGCAGCGTGGAAATGGTCAAAAGCACCAAGTTATCTCTCGTTGGCGCGGCTACCACGGTGCGACACTCGGCGCTTTGGGCGTCACAGGTACGCCGGGGATGCGTGACCTTTTCGCACCTTTGCTGCCTAATTTCCCGCACATCGCCCCCTGCTATCCATATCGCTGCGCGTTTGCGGGTTGTGAAGGCAAATGCAACCTGACCTGTGCCCAGGAACTAGAACAGATGATCTTGCAGACCGGTCCGGAGAACGTGGCGGCATTTGTGGCGGAACCGTTGGTGCTCGGAGGGGTTGCTGCGGCGATACCGCCTAGGGATTACTATCCACTCGTCCGCGAGATCTGCGATAAGTACGATGTCCTATTTATTGCCGATGAAATCATCACAGGCTTCGGGCGCAGCGGACGATATTTCGCCATTGAGCATTGGGATGTCCTCCCAGATATGATTGTCTTTGGGAAGGCAGCCAGCAGCGGTTACGCCCCTTTGAGCGGCGTGATTATTCGGGATAGCATTCGTGATACCTTTGCGGCGGGCGGCACACCTTTCGCCCACGTGTTCACCTACGTCAATAATCCCATAGCAATGCGAGTTGGTCTGGAGGTGCTAGACATCATCGAAGAGGAAGGGATCCTTGAACATACCACGGAGATGGGCGCGTATCTGCTGGAAAAGGCTAGCGCGTTAGACGCACACCCAAGCGTCGGCGAGATCCGGGGGCTCGGACTGATTCTCGGCGTCGAACTGGTACGCGACAAGGATACGAAGGAACCCTTCCCTGCATCGCTCGGTTTTCACAGACGGCTCAACAAGATTCTACTGGACAAGGGCTTGTCCACAGGGAGTGGCGGCGGTACAGCAGATTGGGTGAACGGTGACGATCTGCGCTTTTATCCTCCGCTGATTATCACGCGCAGCCAGATCGACGACGTGATTGCCATGATTGATGAGGGTTTGACCCAATTGGAAGCGGAAATTTAA
- a CDS encoding NAD-dependent epimerase/dehydratase family protein: MKIKDVLIIGGTRYMGRIVVQRLLERGDKVTIFSRGTTQPEWWEQIEHIQGDRDDRSDFAAKLKGKSYDAVIDTQAYRKEDVESAVGALSGNVGRYVIVSTGSVYLEGAVDFSKHCSFQESVVDWSSIDYTYPAGEDPYGIGKRHCEKWLQENSKVPYTIVRIPAVMGWDDPTGRMWWWVQRALDGRGVIIPLENRGLFRTLYSADAAEAFIRVLDVPKTANQTYHIAMQEIMTIERWASLIWEAAGHECQITYVPNEIIQKQPHLDTYTLPMSRPVSYLYNLSKAEREFGFSTTPVEEWIQTTVDWYREQYEGEDSEGYEYRENELRLAARWKEQFGQFISEF; the protein is encoded by the coding sequence TTGAAAATCAAGGACGTTCTTATCATCGGTGGCACACGATACATGGGTCGGATTGTTGTGCAGAGACTGCTTGAACGCGGGGACAAGGTCACCATTTTCTCCAGAGGGACTACCCAACCCGAATGGTGGGAGCAGATCGAACATATTCAGGGAGATCGTGACGATCGTTCAGATTTTGCAGCAAAGCTGAAGGGGAAATCTTATGATGCGGTCATTGATACGCAGGCTTACCGTAAGGAAGATGTCGAATCTGCTGTGGGGGCACTCAGTGGAAATGTGGGTCGTTACGTCATAGTCAGCACCGGATCGGTATACCTAGAAGGCGCAGTAGACTTCTCCAAGCACTGCTCATTCCAAGAGTCGGTCGTGGATTGGTCGTCAATTGATTATACCTACCCCGCCGGAGAAGACCCGTACGGCATCGGCAAGCGACACTGCGAAAAGTGGCTCCAAGAAAACAGCAAGGTTCCGTACACAATCGTCCGTATCCCGGCGGTCATGGGCTGGGACGACCCGACCGGACGGATGTGGTGGTGGGTCCAACGGGCATTGGACGGACGCGGTGTGATCATCCCTTTAGAAAACCGTGGACTGTTCCGTACCCTGTATTCCGCTGACGCTGCAGAGGCTTTCATCCGTGTCCTTGACGTGCCAAAGACCGCCAATCAGACATATCATATCGCCATGCAAGAGATAATGACCATTGAGCGTTGGGCAAGCCTAATTTGGGAAGCAGCGGGTCACGAGTGCCAGATTACCTATGTTCCAAACGAAATTATCCAAAAACAACCCCACCTAGACACTTACACCCTGCCAATGAGTCGGCCCGTTTCATACCTCTACAACCTGTCCAAAGCCGAGCGCGAGTTCGGTTTCAGCACCACACCCGTAGAAGAATGGATTCAGACAACCGTAGATTGGTATCGTGAGCAGTATGAAGGCGAAGATTCGGAGGGCTATGAATATCGGGAAAACGAGCTAAGGTTAGCGGCAAGATGGAAGGAACAATTTGGTCAGTTCATTTCAGAGTTCTAA
- a CDS encoding NAD(P)-dependent oxidoreductase: MRILVTGAAGAVGTAVVKGMKDRYLLRGFDRVPMPDIEDAIVGDVTDFDTVHKATQDMEAVIHLAGNPSGGAPWEDILQNNIIGTYNVFEAARQNGVRRIAFASRAGLLAPYPKDIMRTVDMTPRPETYYSISKVFGENLGYMYSARFDMEFVSVRIGNFKRDRDLPDHPHQLSHGDAARVFEQAVIQPGVKFEVVFGVSDSTWALYDLEHGRQVIDYHPQDKSDAEPEV; the protein is encoded by the coding sequence ATGAGAATCCTCGTCACCGGCGCCGCTGGGGCTGTTGGTACGGCGGTCGTGAAAGGGATGAAAGACCGGTATTTGCTGCGCGGGTTTGACCGCGTACCGATGCCGGATATTGAAGATGCGATTGTTGGGGATGTCACTGACTTCGACACCGTGCACAAAGCCACTCAGGACATGGAGGCGGTGATTCATCTCGCAGGCAATCCCTCCGGCGGCGCGCCGTGGGAGGATATCCTCCAGAATAACATTATCGGCACCTACAATGTGTTTGAAGCTGCACGGCAAAACGGTGTGCGTCGTATCGCTTTCGCCAGCCGCGCCGGGCTCCTCGCACCTTACCCAAAGGACATCATGCGGACGGTTGATATGACCCCTCGACCGGAGACCTACTATTCAATCAGCAAGGTCTTCGGAGAGAATTTGGGCTATATGTACTCAGCCCGATTCGACATGGAATTTGTCTCAGTTCGGATCGGCAACTTCAAGCGGGACCGCGACCTCCCCGACCACCCGCATCAACTGAGCCACGGCGACGCAGCTCGCGTGTTCGAGCAGGCGGTCATACAGCCGGGGGTGAAGTTCGAGGTTGTGTTCGGCGTTTCAGATAGCACATGGGCGCTCTACGATCTGGAGCATGGGCGGCAGGTTATCGACTACCACCCACAGGATAAGTCGGACGCAGAGCCGGAGGTTTGA
- a CDS encoding metallophosphoesterase produces MSTRFVFLTDSHYYPGAPKDYGAPKMLTKSKTVLDAIVPAVNPIKPEFIVHGGDFLCGGSSFDLPWTTYLQSIEDVATNFADFEAPLYCVPGNHDSDAQQGSFEAFAKRFDIPETLKVVDAAPRLRLAIANIYHQCDPIEDGSGVWTDTLDNALREEAKQAYDEGHAMLLFIHAWALPSHEEGKGTLDGAARLLETVKQSPAIVALFTGHRHTNRIRMYRDFLTVDTACLIGYPMGFREVQLRDDGYFETRFHQLPLPALIQESYDKSSAETNNVWCGEIHDRNTEILIPRLKEIWR; encoded by the coding sequence ATGTCTACTCGCTTCGTTTTTTTGACCGACAGCCACTATTATCCCGGTGCGCCGAAGGATTACGGCGCACCGAAAATGCTGACAAAGAGTAAGACCGTCCTCGACGCAATTGTGCCTGCGGTCAATCCAATCAAACCTGAATTCATTGTCCATGGCGGCGACTTTCTCTGCGGTGGTAGTTCGTTTGACCTACCGTGGACGACCTATCTGCAATCTATTGAGGACGTTGCGACAAACTTTGCTGATTTTGAGGCACCGCTGTATTGTGTCCCCGGCAATCACGACTCCGACGCACAACAGGGATCTTTTGAAGCGTTTGCAAAAAGATTTGACATTCCCGAAACGCTCAAAGTCGTTGATGCCGCCCCGCGCCTGCGCCTCGCGATCGCCAACATCTATCACCAATGCGATCCAATCGAAGACGGCAGCGGCGTTTGGACCGATACCCTCGACAATGCCCTCCGTGAGGAAGCAAAACAAGCGTATGACGAAGGGCACGCGATGCTGTTGTTTATCCATGCATGGGCACTCCCAAGCCATGAAGAGGGAAAGGGAACCCTCGACGGTGCAGCTCGGTTGTTGGAAACTGTGAAACAGAGTCCCGCCATCGTCGCGCTTTTTACAGGGCACCGGCATACCAACCGTATCCGGATGTACCGTGATTTCCTCACTGTTGACACCGCATGTCTGATCGGTTACCCGATGGGGTTTCGGGAGGTTCAACTCCGGGACGATGGATATTTTGAGACGCGATTTCATCAACTCCCGCTACCAGCACTTATCCAAGAATCGTATGACAAATCTAGTGCTGAGACGAATAACGTTTGGTGTGGTGAAATCCATGACCGGAATACGGAAATCCTCATACCGAGACTGAAAGAGATTTGGCGTTAG
- a CDS encoding RidA family protein: protein MTEIHSSWQRDFDVYDRLNALGIDLGTKADAVSDPRGRRICNLTFTPSGLVFASGTGAGTGPVTNDDQDVEDGYEAGREAGISHILSLHWGLEPFGNLNDVWYCVKCIGMVNSHGGGAFTKSPQVVDGYTKAFHDVFGGPLSESADDGMDSSLSGWHARSAVAGYDLPGNCKIEPEMIFQIDPDLAMRIIRERGPHI, encoded by the coding sequence ATGACAGAGATACATAGTTCTTGGCAACGCGATTTCGATGTATACGACAGACTCAATGCGCTCGGCATTGACCTAGGAACAAAAGCCGATGCAGTTTCCGATCCCCGCGGTCGGCGTATCTGTAATCTCACCTTTACCCCGTCCGGTCTGGTTTTCGCTTCGGGGACAGGTGCCGGTACAGGACCGGTAACCAACGACGATCAAGATGTGGAAGACGGTTACGAAGCAGGTCGGGAGGCAGGCATCAGCCACATCCTTTCCTTGCACTGGGGATTGGAACCCTTTGGAAACTTGAACGATGTTTGGTACTGCGTTAAGTGTATCGGGATGGTCAACTCACACGGCGGCGGGGCTTTTACAAAATCACCCCAAGTTGTGGATGGCTACACGAAAGCGTTTCACGATGTGTTCGGCGGACCGTTATCTGAATCGGCTGACGATGGCATGGACTCATCGCTATCGGGTTGGCACGCACGAAGTGCCGTCGCAGGTTATGATCTACCGGGAAACTGCAAGATTGAACCTGAGATGATTTTTCAGATCGATCCGGATCTGGCAATGAGAATCATCCGAGAGCGTGGCCCACATATCTAA
- a CDS encoding serine hydrolase: MNKQFPTAACDKIAADFHGRIGFYIEDLTTGITHEHNADQRFPTASVCKVPVMIELFRQVEVGILSLDDRHRLQGNISTHGSGTLKLMEDAPELTLRDYCRLMISISDNMATDFLLGVVGLESVNTTLDVMGFPNTRTSVTLGRYHYRMFGMDDVACNRENDVLQQKRAETHGTDFNSVSFQDSLENNIATPRDMGSILKQLHAGQIVSPQASAAMIKMLQLCNDRRMIPRDLKSDIPTAHKIGSSGRIKGDVGLIFLSTGPLVVSAFALANSDDVRGDEVIAEIARLAVETFSPESIAQ, encoded by the coding sequence ATGAACAAGCAGTTTCCAACAGCAGCATGTGACAAAATTGCGGCGGATTTTCACGGACGTATCGGCTTCTACATCGAAGACCTGACCACCGGCATCACGCACGAACACAACGCAGATCAACGCTTTCCTACCGCGAGTGTCTGCAAAGTTCCGGTGATGATTGAGTTGTTTCGTCAGGTTGAGGTAGGCATTCTTTCTCTTGATGATCGCCATCGGCTGCAAGGGAACATCTCTACTCACGGCTCAGGGACGCTAAAGCTGATGGAAGATGCGCCGGAACTGACGTTACGCGACTACTGTCGGTTGATGATCAGTATCAGCGATAATATGGCGACCGATTTCCTGTTAGGGGTAGTTGGGCTGGAATCTGTTAATACCACGTTGGATGTAATGGGCTTCCCCAACACCCGAACCAGCGTGACTCTCGGCCGCTATCATTATCGGATGTTCGGCATGGATGATGTCGCGTGCAACCGAGAAAATGATGTGTTGCAGCAAAAACGGGCAGAGACGCATGGCACTGACTTCAACAGTGTATCCTTTCAGGACTCTTTGGAGAATAACATCGCTACCCCAAGGGATATGGGTAGCATCCTGAAACAACTTCACGCCGGTCAGATTGTCAGTCCGCAAGCATCCGCAGCGATGATCAAGATGCTTCAGCTTTGCAATGACCGCCGTATGATCCCCCGCGACTTAAAATCTGACATCCCAACTGCGCACAAGATTGGATCGAGTGGGCGCATCAAGGGGGATGTCGGTCTTATCTTTCTCTCAACGGGCCCGCTTGTTGTCTCCGCGTTCGCACTTGCCAACAGCGATGATGTCCGTGGGGATGAGGTGATTGCGGAGATCGCCCGGTTGGCAGTAGAAACTTTCTCGCCTGAAAGCATTGCTCAATGA